In Trichoderma asperellum chromosome 1, complete sequence, a single window of DNA contains:
- the MDR1_1 gene encoding GTPase-activating protein (SMCOG1288:ABC transporter related protein~TransMembrane:6 (i325-350o370-397i440-467o473-494i557-575o587-608i)~antiSMASH:Cluster_1.1) produces MDDISVLIPAGRTTALVGPSGSGKSTIIGLVERFYNPVGGEILLDGHNIQSLNLRWLRNKISLVGQEPVLFSATIFENIKFGLTGTPFENEPEEAKQNRIEEAAKMANAHKFITSLPDGYGTHVGERGFLLSGGQKQRIAIARAIVGDPKILLLDEATSALDTKSEEIVQAALDKAAEGRTTITIAHRLSTIKTADNIVVVVDGKIAEQGTHEELLCAQGEYFNLVEAQKSGNLNEAQGKRKAFVEKEEAAESGISIDNISRVPTSQSGVSETTTYNEKSMATPRQQNLANQSIVSQTEKMTEAVNYLLPWNLIKFTASFNRPELILIIIGLAFAILAGCGQPSQAVIYSKGINTLALPPPLYKKLRQDANFWSLMLFILGIAQFVLFSIQGVCFGISSERLLRRTRSKTFRVILRQDTTFFDEHTTGALTSFLSTEPKYLSGISGVVLGTILMVSTTLTASMVVALAIGWKLALVCISIVPVLLFCGFCRVSMLARFQAQSKKAYERSASYACEATSAIRTVASLCREDDVFATYKAQLDDQARTSFFSVLKSSTFYALSQALTFFCMALGFWYGGTLLGKHEYTIFQFFVCFSEVIYGAQAAGSVFSNAPDIGKAKNAAAELKNVFDRKPSIDVWSKEGDNIDNVAGSIEFRNVHFRYPTRPTQPVLSGLNLTVKPGQFVALVGASGCGKSTTIALLERFYDALSGSIYVDGKDISHLNVNSYRSHLALVSQEPTLYQGTIRSNILLGSNDLSVTEEQVIKVCKDANIYDFILSLPEGLDTLVGNKGGMLSGGQKQRVAIARALLRDPKILLLDEATSALDSESERVVQAALDAAMRDRTTIAVAHRLSTIQKADVIYVFDQGRIVESGTHHQLIKQKGRYHELVYLQSIEDLA; encoded by the exons ATGGATGACATAAGTGTACTCATTCCAGCTGGTCGTACAACTGCACTTGTGGGACCTTCTGGCTCTGGGAAGAGCACTATTATCGGGCTGGTAGAACGATTTTACAATCCCGTAGGCGGCGAGATCCTCCTGGATGGGCATAACATACAGTCCTTAAACCTTCGGTGGCTTCGTAACAAAATCTCGCTCGTTGGACAAGAGCCTGTCCTCTTTTCCGCTACGATTTTtgaaaatataaagtttggTCTGACCGGCACTCCATTCGAGAATGAGCCCGAAGAGGCGAAACAAAATCGGATTGAAGAAGCGGCCAAAATGGCCAACGCACACAAATTTATTACTTCTCTGCCGGATGGGTATGGCACGCATGTTGGGGAACGAGGCTTCTTGCTCTCAGGCGGCCAAAAACAGCGAATTGCTATTGCTCGTGCGATCGTTGGAGACCCGAAGATTCTATTACTGGATGAAGCCACGTCGGCGCTAGACACCAAATCTGAAGAAATTGTACAGGCTGCTCTCGACAAAGCTGCCGAGGGGCGCACCACTATCACAATTGCACATCGACTATCCACCATAAAAACGGCCGATAATATTGTCGTTGTAGTTGATGGTAAGATCGCGGAACAAGGGACTCATGAAGAATTACTCTGCGCACAAGGCGAATATTTCAACCTCGTGGAAGCCCAGAAGTCTGGTAACCTTAACGAAGCCCAAGGCAAGAGAAAAGCGTTtgtggaaaaagaagaagccgcaGAATCCGGTATTTCTATAGACAATATTTCCAGGGTCCCAACATCTCAAAGCGGAGTATCCGAGACGACGACGTACAATGAAAAGTCAATGGCAACACCCAGGCAGCAAAATTTGGCCAACCAATCAATCGTCTCTCAGACTGAAAAGATGACCGAGGCTGTAAATTATCTATTACCATGGAACCTGATCAAGTTCACCGCGTCTTTTAATCGGCCTGAGCTTATATTGATTATCATTGGCCTTGCCTTTGCAATCTTGGCTGGCTGTGGCCAGCCCTCTCAGGCTGTTATCTATTCCAAGGGAATCAATACATTGGCACTACCACCGCCCCTTTACAAGAAGCTCAGGCAGGATGCCAATTTTTGGTCTCTCATGTTATTTATCCTCGGTATAGCCCAATTTGTCCTCTTTTCTATACAAGGCGTCTGTTTTGGAATCAGCTCAGAAAGGTTACTTCGCCGCACTAGGAGCAAAACTTTCAGGGTTATACTACGACAAGATACGACTTTTTTTGACGAACATACCACTGGCGCTCTGACATCCTTTCTCTCCACTGAACCCAAATACCTGTCAGGCATCAGTGGAGTAGTACTTGGCACTATTCTAATGGTGTCGACGACGCTGACGGCATCAATGGTCGTTGCCCTAGCCATTGGATGGAAACTGGCTTTAGTATGTATCTCCATCGTGCCTGTACTCTTGTTTTGTGGCTTTTGCAGGGTCTCGATGCTAGCTCGATTCCAAGCCCAGTCCAAGAAGGCCTACGAAAGGTCCGCCAGCTATGCTTGCGAGGCAACCTCGGCTATCCGCACAGTGGCTTCGCTCTGTCGTGAAGACGATGTTTTCGCCACCTACAAAGCCCAGCTAGATGATCAAGCACGAACTAGTTTTTTTTCCGTGCTGAAGTCCTCGACTTTTTATGCGTTATCACAAgcacttacttttttttgcatgGCCTTGGGATTTTGGTATGGTGGCACACTACTCGGTAAGCACGAGTATACCATTTTCCAATTTTTCGTCTGCTTCAGCGAAGTCATATATGGCGCTCAAGCCGCAGGCTCAGTCTTCTCCAACGCTCCAGATATCGGAAAAGCCAAGAATGCAGCTGCTGAGCTGAAAAATGTCTTCGACCGCAAACCCTCGATTGACGTATGGTCTAAGGAAGGCGATAACATCGACAACGTTGCAGGATCTATTGAATTCCGCAACGTGCACTTCAGATATCCCACACGCCCCACACAGCCCGTGCTTTCTGGTCTTAACCTGACGGTCAAACCTGGGCAGTTCGTGGCTTTGGTTGGCGCCAGTGGATGTGGGAAGAGTACAACGATTGCGCTACTTGAGCGCTTCTACGATGCACTTTCGGGTTCTATTTATGTCGACGGCAAGGATATTTCACACCTGAATGTCAATTCATATCGAAGTCATCTTGCTCTCGTCAGTCAAGAGCCAACGCTTTATCAAGGCACTATTCGCAGCAATATTCTCCTCGGCAGCAACGATCTGAGCGTGACGGAGGAGCAGGTGATAAAGGTTTGTAAAGATGCCAACATATATGACTTCATTCTTTCGCTCCC AGAGGGCTTGGACACACTGGTTGGTAACAAGGGTGGCATGTTATCCGGTGGACAGAAACAGCGTGTTGCCATTGCCCGGGCGCTTCTTCGAGATCCAAAAATCCTTTTACTTGATGAAGCAACCTCGGCTCTTGACTCGGAGTCAGAGCGAGTGGTCCAAGCAGCTTTAGATGCTGCGATGCGAGACCGCACAACCATCGCAGTGGCTCATCGTCTCAGTACGATTCAAAAGGCAGACGTCATTTACGTATTCGACCAAGGCCGTATTGTAGAAAGCGGAACTCATCATCAGCTAATAAAACAGAAGGGTCGCTACCATGAGCTGGTGTATCTGCAAAGCATCGAAGATTTGGCCTAG
- a CDS encoding uncharacterized protein (antiSMASH:Cluster_1.1) has protein sequence MESGKSTPNQLTFIGGGCLAQALISGIYSTNSSWRDGCKISVTARRQEQIDELKAKFPLATVTNNNLDPTIWSTVTSQQSDSHVVLICTLPIDVPKICLELAGIIKTLDVTSRPTVVTMCPGISVAQLQTWLPEETPIVRSMPNTPVMCRQGATALFPSDRALSRIELVAAVFREVSPAISVLPQESLLDVVAAISGYVA, from the coding sequence ATGGAATCTGGAAAGTCAACACCTAATCAACTCACATTCATAGGAGGCGGATGTCTTGCACAGGCCCTCATAAGTGGAATTTACTCGACAAATAGTAGCTGGAGAGATGGATGCAAAATCTCAGTTACAGCTCGTCGACAGGAGCAGATCGACGAATTGAAAGCGAAGTTTCCCCTTGCTACTGTTACGAATAATAATCTGGACCCGACCATTTGGAGTACGGTCACTTCACAACAATCCGACTCTCATGTTGTTCTTATCTGTACTCTCCCAATAGATGTGCCAAAGATCTGCCTAGAGTTGGCTGGCATCATTAAAACTCTAGATGTAACATCACGGCCAACTGTGGTTACAATGTGTCCTGGAATTTCAGTAGCTCAGCTCCAGACCTGGCTTCCTGAAGAAACTCCAATTGTAAGATCAATGCCTAATACTCCTGTTATGTGTCGTCAAGGAGCTACGGCTTTATTTCCAAGCGACAGAGCACTCTCACGGATAGAGCTTGTCGCCGCCGTTTTCCGCGAGGTATCTCCAGCAATTAGCGTCCTTCCTCAGGAATCTCTACTCGATGTAGTCGCAGCAATATCTGGGTATGTTgcataa
- a CDS encoding uncharacterized protein (TransMembrane:10 (i37-55o110-130i137-163o169-191i203-226o232-253i337-356o376-409i430-451o466-488i)~EggNog:ENOG41~antiSMASH:Cluster_1.1), with product MPAPDDGPESSPLIQASDEDTESREQQKADIFEWGKVAIQNAALAATFLVLYAFADILRYISTVRLVELGICREHFLQSDPQSEEYYRNIPEHLCKLPSIQQRLAHLRGYLAALEAIVGLVFTLPYGLLVDRIGERLVAGINVIGYLLSCAWIIVVCYCWQIFPIWSAVLAPLFRIIGGGSPILSSIIYSIAAKSTPDSSRSLCFFFFMAAQLLTEIISITVAAQLLDHNLLFTLMIINFPVGLLCLATLSIIRPCATHPAAPLLRDGYESVRGSATKVLGSIRGSSHVLSELLQDSNVVALLVTVPVAKLVNPVTELMLQYIAKKFDLSLASASRALSIQAIESLIIFIVILPILKRVFEVRLHIVSAKADLFIAQYGFLFMSAGCIIMAVSQSLAAFIAGLFVFTLGCSTRPALQSLLTDLVKREHISVLYAIIAVCDGIGSAAGAFILNRSFAIAIGWDNKLYLGLPFVIGMACYILGFVGSMLVRGDALLLNRNG from the exons ATGCCTGCACCAGATGATGGCCCAGAGTCTTCACCTCTCATACAGGCATCTGATGAAGATAcagagagcagagagcaaCAGAAAGCAGACATCTTCGAATGGGGCAAAGTTGCTATTCAGAATGCCGCTTTGGCAGCAACTTTTCTCGTCCTATATGCATTCGCCGACATCTTGAGATATATATCAACAGTTCGTCTTGTCGAACTCGGCATTTGTCGTGAGCATTTTCTCCAAAGCGACCCCCAATCTGAAGAATATTATCGCAACATTCCAGAGCATCTCTGCAAGCTACCAAGCATTCAGCAGCGGCTCGCACACCTACGTGGCTATTTGGCAGCTTTGGAAGCCATTGTTGGTCTAGTCTTTACACTCCCATACGGCCTGCTTGTTGACCGCATTGGAGAGCGCCTGGTTGCTGGGATCAACGTTATAGGATACTTGCTCTCCTGCGCATGGATTATCGTGGTTTGCTACTGTTGGCAGATTTTCCCCATATGGAGCGCCGTGCTAGCACCGCTATTCAGGATAATTGGTGGCGGATCACCAATTCTCTCATCAATCATATACTCAATTGCAGCGAAAAGTACTCCGGATTCCAGCAG ATCTctgtgtttcttttttttcatggCTGCACAGCTCCTGACCGAAATCATATCAATCACGGTAGCGGCGCAATTACTTGACCATAATCTTCTATTTACGCTCATGATTATAAATTTTCCTGTTGGCCTTTTATGCCTTGCCACGCTTTCTATCATCCGCCCCTGCGCGACTCATCCTGCCGCTCCACTACTAAGAGATGGGTATGAGTCGGTGAGAGGATCAGCAACAAAGGTTCTTGGGTCTATTCGAGGCAGCAGCCACGTTCTTTCGGAACTTTTGCAAGACAGTAATGTTGTTGCACTACTCGTTACAGTCCCTGTGGCCAAGCTCGTGAACCCTGTTACCGAACTAATGCTTCAGTATATTGCTAAAAAATTTGACCTATCGCTTGCCTCA GCTAGTCGAGCGTTGTCTATTCAAGCAATCGAAAGTTTGATCATTTTTATCGTCATTCTACCAATCCTGAAGAGAGTTTTTGAAGTCAGGCTCCATATTGTATCTGCAAAAGCGGACCTATTCATTGCCCAGTATGGCTTTTTGTTCATGAGCGCTGGCTGCATCATTATGGCGGTATCTCAATCATTGGCGGCCTTTATTGCAG GGCTTTTCGTATTCACACTTGGTTGCAGCACAAGGCCAGCTCTACAGTCTCTGCTAACCGATCTAGTTAAGCGTGAGCATATCTCTGTTCTTTATGCTATTATTGCGGTTTGTGATGGTATAGGATCAGCCGCTGGTGCGTTTATACTCAACCGATCCTTTGCAATTGCCATTGGGTGGGATAATAAGTTGTATCTCGGATTGCCATTCGTTATCGGCATGGCGTGTTATATTCTTGGCTTCGTGGGATCCATGCTCGTGAGGGGCGATGCGCTTCTATTAAACCGGAATGGGTAG
- a CDS encoding uncharacterized protein (EggNog:ENOG41~antiSMASH:Cluster_1.1), whose translation MFERLDFSHFYSTNPSEREGFCRQLVSSLKQFGFARLVNIGIPPSDIDGAFETSREFFQLPLDQKLKSPHPPTANPHRGYSAFGIENVSAVSNHGTSVLRPLLKDMKESYDIGSPQDALYGNIWPPPGVHDAFQPTFTSFFSSCYRAELAILEAISVGLGLPRQTLSQLHSEQSNELRLTHYPAVPRGEFSHSTRIAAHTDFGTITILFQDDVGGLQMELPSGSGEFVDIESGGRYECILNVGDCLQMWTGLCSARHRVHLPVLLAQEDQTRPMQDTVEERFSIAYFAKPNRAASLRPLLHDTAKAKDVSFMTAGEFQHMRISGTY comes from the exons ATGTTCGAGCGGCTTGATTTCTCCCATTTTTATAGCACCAATCCCTCTGAGCGGGAGGGCTTTTGCCGTCAACTTGTGTCGAGCTTGAAGCAGTTTGGCTTTGCTAGATTGGTCAATATTGGCATTCCGCCATCAGATATCGACGGAGCCTTTGAGACA AGTCGAGAGTTTTTCCAGCTGCCTTTGGACCAGAAACTGAAGTCTCCCCACCCTCCCACAGCAAACCCCCACCGAGGTTACAGTGCATTCGGCATTGAGAATGTCTCTGCCGTCTCAAACCATGGCACGTCTGTACTAAGGCCCCTGCTTAAGGATATGAAG GAATCATATGACATTGGATCACCACAAGATGCACTTTATGGCAACATATGGCCGCCACCCGGTGTGCACGACGCATTTCAGCCCACTTTCACATCATTCTTTTCAAGTTGCTATCGCGCCGAACTAGCCATTCTTGAAGCCATTTCCGTTGGCCTAGGGCTCCCCAGGCAGACTCTGAGTCAGCTGCATTCTGAGCAGTCAAACGAACTGCGCTTGACGCATTATCCTGCCGTACCACGTGGCGAATTTTCCCACTCGACTCGTATTGCAGCTCACACTGATTTTGGCACCATTACTATATTGTTCCAAGACGACGTCGGTGGATTGC AAATGGAGCTGCCGTCCGGAAGTGGTGAATTTGTTGATATCGAGAGTGGCGGGCGTTACGAGTGTATACTCAATGTGGGAGATTGTCTGCAGATGTGGACCGGATTATGCAGCGCTCGGCATCGTGTACACTTGCCTGTCTTATTAGCGCAGGAAGATCAGACGAGACCAATGCAGGATACGGTGGAGGAACGCTTTTCCATTGCGTATTTTGCGAAGCCTAATCGAGCGGCGAGTTTACGCCCATTGCTACACGACACAGCGAAAGCAAAAGATGTGTCATTTATGACAGCGGGCGAGTTTCAGCATATGAGAATCTCAGGAACATACTAG